The following proteins are co-located in the Stieleria sp. JC731 genome:
- a CDS encoding PEP-CTERM sorting domain-containing protein (PEP-CTERM proteins occur, often in large numbers, in the proteomes of bacteria that also encode an exosortase, a predicted intramembrane cysteine proteinase. The presence of a PEP-CTERM domain at a protein's C-terminus predicts cleavage within the sorting domain, followed by covalent anchoring to some some component of the (usually Gram-negative) cell surface. Many PEP-CTERM proteins exhibit an unusual sequence composition that includes large numbers of potential glycosylation sites. Expression of one such protein has been shown restore the ability of a bacterium to form floc, a type of biofilm.), whose amino-acid sequence MRFSTISCLVILTLIWSEMCPADVVVSAGATGGFGRYDDDVSEGGGDMVLGWDFSGPNQTILISATGTIRIGPEFPSNGPGGVAITVDNISVLQQTYTPLEQQFVDSGVLTIPRPVGDSLSDTGALIGAFVSSTTASFSKFQPRDPDTLGLDGIGIAPQDLMLIGDGEFSFTSTEAGRLYLGINDLFPSNNSGSFTVTITAIPEPTSCFALFLGCSAIVVRRKRERLYATGPV is encoded by the coding sequence ATGCGTTTTTCTACGATCTCCTGTCTTGTAATCCTTACACTGATCTGGAGCGAAATGTGCCCGGCAGATGTGGTGGTCTCAGCGGGGGCGACTGGAGGATTCGGAAGATACGACGACGACGTATCCGAAGGCGGCGGAGACATGGTACTTGGTTGGGACTTTTCAGGTCCGAATCAGACGATTCTGATTTCCGCGACGGGAACGATAAGGATCGGACCCGAATTTCCAAGTAACGGCCCCGGTGGTGTGGCAATCACGGTTGATAACATTTCTGTATTGCAGCAAACCTACACCCCTCTCGAACAGCAGTTCGTCGATTCTGGAGTATTGACGATCCCGAGACCAGTTGGCGACAGCCTTTCCGATACGGGGGCGCTCATCGGTGCGTTTGTTTCATCAACGACCGCATCGTTCTCAAAATTTCAACCTCGCGATCCAGACACACTTGGCTTAGACGGAATTGGTATAGCTCCCCAAGACTTGATGCTAATCGGTGATGGTGAATTCAGTTTTACCTCTACCGAAGCAGGTCGACTCTATTTGGGAATCAATGACCTGTTCCCGTCGAACAACTCTGGCTCATTCACGGTTACAATCACTGCCATACCCGAACCGACTTCGTGCTTTGCGTTGTTCCTTGGCTGCTCCGCAATTGTTGTCCGTCGCAAACGCGAGCGACTGTACGCAACAGGCCCTGTTTGA